One Ficedula albicollis isolate OC2 chromosome Z, FicAlb1.5, whole genome shotgun sequence DNA window includes the following coding sequences:
- the THBS4 gene encoding thrombospondin-4 isoform X1, producing MGRMSKAVLRYLKSDGRLNSVIFSNIQLADGKPHAVILWLSGLQQGLSTIELYLDCLQVGAIEDLPKPFSALSQKVVAAELRTLQEKPQDTLEELKLVTGGTLAEVGNLQDCFLQQIEPVPQYTGDFNRQLMGQMMQMNQILGEVKDLLRQQVKETTFLRNTIAECQACGLGTVSFPTQLPRRTKPKCEVNSCFRGVRCLETAEGFQCGPCPEGLTGNGVTCSDIDECRYNPCFPGVRCVNTAPGFRCETCPPGYTGQTVQGIGLSYAKNNKQVCLDIDECQNGGLGFCVPNSHCINTLGSYHCGQCKPGYTGDQTRGCQAERSCRNRALNPCSIHARCIDERRGECGIGWAGDGYICGKDVDIDGYPNEELSCSAENCRKDNCRFVPNSGQEDADGDGIGDACDDDADGDGIPNEQDNCVLVPNVNQRNSDQDIFGDACDNCRNVLNNDQRDTDGDGKGDACDDDMDGDGVKNLLDNCQRIPNEDQEDTDNDGVGDACDSCPTISNPNQSDVDNDLVGDSCDTNQDSDGDGHQDSTDNCPTVINSSQLDTDKDGLGDECDDDDDNDGIPDLLPPGPDNCRLVPNPGQEDENGDGVGDVCESDFDQDTVIDRIDVCPENAEITLTDFRAYQTVVLDPEGDAQIDPNWVVLNQGMEIVQTMNSDPGLAVGYTAFNGVDFEGTFHVNTVTDDDYAGFIFGYQDSSSFYVVMWKQTEQTYWQATPFRAVAEPGIQLKAVKSKTGPGEHLRNSLWHTGDTNDQVRLLWKDPRNVGWKDKVSYRWFLQHRPQIGYIRARFYEGSDLVADSGVTIDTTMRGGRLGVFCFSQENIIWSNLKYRCNDTIPEDFQEFQAQQFGVGDI from the exons ATGGGAAGGATGAGTAAAG CGGTGTTGCGCTATCTGAAGAGTGATGGAAGGCTGAATTCCGTGATCTTTAGCAACATCCAGCTGGCTGATGGGAAACCCCATGCTGTCATCTTGTGGTTGAGTGGTCTGCAGCAGGGATTGAGCACGATAGAGTTGTATCTGGACTGCCTGCAAGTAGGTGCCATTGAGGACTTGCCAAAACCATTTTCAGCACTGTCTCAGAAGGTGGTGGCAGCTGAGTTGCGCACTCTGCAGGAGAAGCCACAG GATACACTAGAGGAGCTAAAGCTGGTAACTGGAGGAACCCTTGCCGAAGTAGGAAACCTGCAGGATTGTTTTCTTCAACAAATTGAGCCTGTACCTCAGTACACTG gTGATTTTAATAGGCAGCTGATGGGTCAAATGATGCAGATGAACCAAATACTGGGAGAAGTGAAAGACCTTCTTAGACAACAG GTCAAAGAAACAACTTTTCTGAGAAATACCATAGCCGAGTGCCAAGCATGTG GTTTAGGAACTGTGAGTTTTCCAACTCAGCTTCCTAGGCGCACTAAACCGAAATGTGAAGTTAATTCCTGCTTCCGGGGAGTGAGGTGCTTGGAGACAGCAGAGGGATTTCAATGTGGGCCCTGCCCTGAAGGACTCACGGGAAATGGAGTTACCTGCTCAGATATTGATGAG tgtcGTTACAACCCTTGCTTCCCTGGGGTGCGATGTGTGAACACTGCTCCAGGTTTCCGGTGTGAGACCTGTCCTCCAGGATATACGGGACAAACCGTGCAAGGGATAGGACTCAGCTATGCCAAGAACAATAAGCAG GTCTGCTTAGATATTGACGAATGTCAGAATGGAGGACTTGGATTCTGTGTTCCAAATTCCCATTGCATAAACACTCTG GGATCTTACCACTGTGGCCAGTGCAAACCAGGATATACAGGAGACCAAACCAGGGGATGCCAGGCTGAACGGAGCTGTAGGAATCGAGCCCTCAATCCATGCAGCATTCATGCCCGTTGTATTGacgagaggagaggagag TGTGGCATTGGCTGGGCTGGTGATGGTTATATTTGTGGAAAAGATGTTGACATTGATGGCTACCCTAATGAAGAACTCTCATGCTCtgctgaaaactgcagaaag GACAATTGCAGATTTGTCCCAAACTCTGGACAAGAAGATGCTGATGGTGATGGGATTGGAGATGCCTGTGATGACGATGCAGATGGAGATGGCATTCCCAATGAGCAG GATAACTGTGTCTTAGTTCCCAATGTTAACCAGAGAAACAGTGACCAAGATATCTTCGGAGATGCTTGTGACAACTGCCGTAATGTTCTGAATAATGACCAGAGGGACACAGATGGTGATGGGAAAGGGGATGCTTGTGACGATGACATGGATGGAGATG GTGTTAAGAACCTTTTGGATAATTGTCAGAGGATCCCTAATGAAGACCAGGAGGACACAGATAATGATGGTGTTGGTGATGCCTGTGACAGCTGCCCTACAATCAGCAACCCAAACCAG TCCGATGTCGACAATGACCTGGTTGGAGATTCCTGTGATACCAATCAGGACAG CGATGGTGATGGACACCAGGACAGCACAGACAATTGCCCTACCGTTATtaacagctcccagctggacaCAGATAAGGACGGGCTGGGTGATGAatgtgatgatgatgatgataatgatggCATTCCTGACCTCTTGCCCCCGGGCCCTGACAACTGCAGGCTGGTCCCCAACCCAGGGCAGGAAGATGAAAATG GTGATGGAGTTGGCGATGTCTGCGAGTCTGACTTTGACCAGGATACAGTGATTGATCGGATTGATGTGTGCCCTGAGAATGCAGAGATCACCTTGACAGACTTCAGGGCCTATCAGACAGTGGTGTTGGACCCAGAGGGAGATGCGCAGATTGATCCCAACTGGGTGGTTCTGAACCAG GGGATGGAAATTGTGCAGACTATGAACAGTGATCCTGGCCTTGCTGTTG GTTACACGGCTTTTAACGGCGTTGACTTTGAGGGCACTTTTCATGTGAACACAGTGACAGATGATGACTATGCTGGCTTTATTTTTGGTTATCAAGACAGCTCCAGCTTCTATGTAGTAATGTGGAAACAGACGGAACAGACGTACTGGCAAGCGACTCCCTTCCGAGCTGTTGCAGAGCCCGGCATTCAGCTAAAG GCTGTGAAATCCAAGACAGGTCCTGGCGAGCACCTCCGCAACTCCCTctggcacacaggggacaccAATGATCAGGTCAGGCTGCTGTGGAAGGACCCCCGAAATGTAGGGTGGAAAGACAAAGTCTCCTATCGCTGGTTCTTGCAGCACAGACCTCAGATTGGTTATATCAG
- the THBS4 gene encoding thrombospondin-4 isoform X2 → MGRMSKAVLRYLKSDGRLNSVIFSNIQLADGKPHAVILWLSGLQQGLSTIELYLDCLQVGAIEDLPKPFSALSQKVVAAELRTLQEKPQDTLEELKLVTGGTLAEVGNLQDCFLQQIEPVPQYTGDFNRQLMGQMMQMNQILGEVKDLLRQQVKETTFLRNTIAECQACGLGTVSFPTQLPRRTKPKCEVNSCFRGVRCLETAEGFQCGPCPEGLTGNGVTCSDIDECRYNPCFPGVRCVNTAPGFRCETCPPGYTGQTVQGIGLSYAKNNKQVCLDIDECQNGGLGFCVPNSHCINTLGSYHCGQCKPGYTGDQTRGCQAERSCRNRALNPCSIHARCIDERRGEVTCICGIGWAGDGYICGKDVDIDGYPNEELSCSAENCRKDNCRFVPNSGQEDADGDGIGDACDDDADGDGIPNEQDNCVLVPNVNQRNSDQDIFGDACDNCRNVLNNDQRDTDGDGKGDACDDDMDGDGVKNLLDNCQRIPNEDQEDTDNDGVGDACDSCPTISNPNQSDVDNDLVGDSCDTNQDSDGDGHQDSTDNCPTVINSSQLDTDKDGLGDECDDDDDNDGIPDLLPPGPDNCRLVPNPGQEDENGDGVGDVCESDFDQDTVIDRIDVCPENAEITLTDFRAYQTVVLDPEGDAQIDPNWVVLNQGMEIVQTMNSDPGLAVGYTAFNGVDFEGTFHVNTVTDDDYAGFIFGYQDSSSFYVVMWKQTEQTYWQATPFRAVAEPGIQLKAVKSKTGPGEHLRNSLWHTGDTNDQVRLLWKDPRNVGWKDKVSYRWFLQHRPQIGYIRARFYEGSDLVADSGVTIDTTMRGGRLGVFCFSQENIIWSNLKYRCNDTIPEDFQEFQAQQFGVGDI, encoded by the exons ATGGGAAGGATGAGTAAAG CGGTGTTGCGCTATCTGAAGAGTGATGGAAGGCTGAATTCCGTGATCTTTAGCAACATCCAGCTGGCTGATGGGAAACCCCATGCTGTCATCTTGTGGTTGAGTGGTCTGCAGCAGGGATTGAGCACGATAGAGTTGTATCTGGACTGCCTGCAAGTAGGTGCCATTGAGGACTTGCCAAAACCATTTTCAGCACTGTCTCAGAAGGTGGTGGCAGCTGAGTTGCGCACTCTGCAGGAGAAGCCACAG GATACACTAGAGGAGCTAAAGCTGGTAACTGGAGGAACCCTTGCCGAAGTAGGAAACCTGCAGGATTGTTTTCTTCAACAAATTGAGCCTGTACCTCAGTACACTG gTGATTTTAATAGGCAGCTGATGGGTCAAATGATGCAGATGAACCAAATACTGGGAGAAGTGAAAGACCTTCTTAGACAACAG GTCAAAGAAACAACTTTTCTGAGAAATACCATAGCCGAGTGCCAAGCATGTG GTTTAGGAACTGTGAGTTTTCCAACTCAGCTTCCTAGGCGCACTAAACCGAAATGTGAAGTTAATTCCTGCTTCCGGGGAGTGAGGTGCTTGGAGACAGCAGAGGGATTTCAATGTGGGCCCTGCCCTGAAGGACTCACGGGAAATGGAGTTACCTGCTCAGATATTGATGAG tgtcGTTACAACCCTTGCTTCCCTGGGGTGCGATGTGTGAACACTGCTCCAGGTTTCCGGTGTGAGACCTGTCCTCCAGGATATACGGGACAAACCGTGCAAGGGATAGGACTCAGCTATGCCAAGAACAATAAGCAG GTCTGCTTAGATATTGACGAATGTCAGAATGGAGGACTTGGATTCTGTGTTCCAAATTCCCATTGCATAAACACTCTG GGATCTTACCACTGTGGCCAGTGCAAACCAGGATATACAGGAGACCAAACCAGGGGATGCCAGGCTGAACGGAGCTGTAGGAATCGAGCCCTCAATCCATGCAGCATTCATGCCCGTTGTATTGacgagaggagaggagaggtgaCATGTATT TGTGGCATTGGCTGGGCTGGTGATGGTTATATTTGTGGAAAAGATGTTGACATTGATGGCTACCCTAATGAAGAACTCTCATGCTCtgctgaaaactgcagaaag GACAATTGCAGATTTGTCCCAAACTCTGGACAAGAAGATGCTGATGGTGATGGGATTGGAGATGCCTGTGATGACGATGCAGATGGAGATGGCATTCCCAATGAGCAG GATAACTGTGTCTTAGTTCCCAATGTTAACCAGAGAAACAGTGACCAAGATATCTTCGGAGATGCTTGTGACAACTGCCGTAATGTTCTGAATAATGACCAGAGGGACACAGATGGTGATGGGAAAGGGGATGCTTGTGACGATGACATGGATGGAGATG GTGTTAAGAACCTTTTGGATAATTGTCAGAGGATCCCTAATGAAGACCAGGAGGACACAGATAATGATGGTGTTGGTGATGCCTGTGACAGCTGCCCTACAATCAGCAACCCAAACCAG TCCGATGTCGACAATGACCTGGTTGGAGATTCCTGTGATACCAATCAGGACAG CGATGGTGATGGACACCAGGACAGCACAGACAATTGCCCTACCGTTATtaacagctcccagctggacaCAGATAAGGACGGGCTGGGTGATGAatgtgatgatgatgatgataatgatggCATTCCTGACCTCTTGCCCCCGGGCCCTGACAACTGCAGGCTGGTCCCCAACCCAGGGCAGGAAGATGAAAATG GTGATGGAGTTGGCGATGTCTGCGAGTCTGACTTTGACCAGGATACAGTGATTGATCGGATTGATGTGTGCCCTGAGAATGCAGAGATCACCTTGACAGACTTCAGGGCCTATCAGACAGTGGTGTTGGACCCAGAGGGAGATGCGCAGATTGATCCCAACTGGGTGGTTCTGAACCAG GGGATGGAAATTGTGCAGACTATGAACAGTGATCCTGGCCTTGCTGTTG GTTACACGGCTTTTAACGGCGTTGACTTTGAGGGCACTTTTCATGTGAACACAGTGACAGATGATGACTATGCTGGCTTTATTTTTGGTTATCAAGACAGCTCCAGCTTCTATGTAGTAATGTGGAAACAGACGGAACAGACGTACTGGCAAGCGACTCCCTTCCGAGCTGTTGCAGAGCCCGGCATTCAGCTAAAG GCTGTGAAATCCAAGACAGGTCCTGGCGAGCACCTCCGCAACTCCCTctggcacacaggggacaccAATGATCAGGTCAGGCTGCTGTGGAAGGACCCCCGAAATGTAGGGTGGAAAGACAAAGTCTCCTATCGCTGGTTCTTGCAGCACAGACCTCAGATTGGTTATATCAG